In Cherax quadricarinatus isolate ZL_2023a chromosome 61, ASM3850222v1, whole genome shotgun sequence, a single window of DNA contains:
- the LOC128699497 gene encoding uncharacterized protein, with amino-acid sequence MTPSGGRWRSVVLLVMTLSAALVTSESHDEEAKVKRQVFYRDDVDNQYEAYKLADLEPEARPTGHLPIAPHYPSDPHQSSVYEPPGYEPIVYEPPVYESPADELTVYESPAYEPPVYESPAYEPAEPAYKPPTTTYQEPAYKPQPAYKPQPAYKPQPAYKPQPSYKPQPAYKPKPAYKPEPGYQAPGNKPYKDENPIPGEPGVDYPIYHDIPYTKFTCDDVPYRPGMYANQEAGCQLYHVCHDNRYGAKGAEFLCTNGTLFNQEKFTCDWWYNVDCSKATSFYELNVDPEHNPYYQKPYEGPLHIPADPYDKPDPYQPDYQPPAPKPSYKPPQPSYHKPTHKPTYRN; translated from the exons GTGAAGCGACAGGTCTTCTACCGTGATGACGTTGACAACCAATATGAGGCCTACAAACTGGCAGATTTGGAACCAGAGGCTCGCCCTACTGGACACCTCCCCATTGCTCCTCACTACCCTTCCGACCCTCACCAGTCGTCGGTATACGAACCTCCAGGATATGAGCCCATCGTTTATGAACCTCCAGTATATGAGTCCCCTGCTGACGAACTTACAGTTTATGAATCACCGGCTTACGAACCTCCAGTTTATGAATCCCCTGCTTATGAACCAGCAGAGCCTGCCTACAAGCCACCAACCACAACATACCAAGAACCAGCATACAAACCCCAGCCTGCCTACAAACCCCAACCTGCCTACAAACCCCAACCTGCCTACAAACCCCAGCCATCATACAAGCCACAGCCAGCCTATAAGCCCAAACCAGCCTACAAGCCAGAGCCAGGGTACCAGGCACCTGGTAATAAGCCTTACAAAGATGAAAACCCAATCCCCGGAGAACCTGGCGTAGATTATCCTATTTACCATGAC ATTCCATACACCAAGTTCACTTGTGATGATGTCCCCTATCGTCCAGGCATGTATGCCAACCAAGAAGCTGGTTGTCAG CTGTACCATGTGTGCCATGACAACCGCTATGGTGCCAAAGGAGCAGAGTTCCTCTGCACCAATGGTACACTCTTCAACCAAGAAAAATTTACCTGTGACTGGTGGTACAATGTTGACTGTTCAAAGGCAACCTCCTTCTATGA ACTGAATGTGGACCCAGAACACAACCCATACTACCAGAAACCATACGAGGGACCACTTCACATTCCAGCTGACCCTTATGACAAGCCTGACCCTTACCAGCCAGACTATCAGCCACCAGCACCCAAGCCTTCATACAAACCACCACAACCAAGTTACCACAAACCAACCCACAAACCTACCTACCGGAACTAG